Proteins found in one Synechococcus sp. LA31 genomic segment:
- a CDS encoding pyridoxamine 5'-phosphate oxidase family protein: MTLPPWRPLLRGARQREGRSPQARWLQLATLGADGAPRVRTLVFRGWAGPAELDLLTDRRSSKSTELSAEPRVELCWLLPKARSQFRLRGQRLAMTAQAIEEASQQHWQQLHPGARSLWGWPEPGASFEADATFPAELADGSPMPACFELVRIAIEQVELLELTGHPHQRRRWRADQAWAEERLNP, from the coding sequence CGCTCCCCCCCTGGCGGCCGTTGCTGCGCGGCGCTCGCCAGCGGGAGGGGCGATCCCCGCAGGCCCGCTGGCTGCAGCTGGCCACCCTTGGAGCCGATGGCGCCCCGCGGGTTCGCACCCTGGTGTTTCGCGGCTGGGCTGGGCCCGCTGAACTCGACCTCCTCACCGATCGCCGCAGCAGCAAAAGCACTGAGCTCTCGGCCGAACCACGGGTGGAACTGTGCTGGCTGCTGCCCAAAGCCCGCTCGCAATTTCGCCTGCGGGGCCAGCGCCTGGCGATGACAGCGCAGGCGATCGAGGAAGCCAGCCAGCAGCACTGGCAACAGCTTCATCCAGGAGCCCGATCCCTCTGGGGCTGGCCCGAACCCGGCGCATCCTTCGAGGCAGATGCCACCTTTCCAGCCGAGTTGGCCGATGGCAGCCCGATGCCGGCCTGCTTTGAGCTGGTGCGCATCGCGATCGAGCAGGTGGAGCTGCTGGAACTCACCGGGCATCCCCACCAGCGCCGCCGCTGGCGGGCTGATCAGGCCTGGGCGGAAGAGCGGCTCAATCCCTGA